The sequence ATATCTTATCAGAAAACACTAAATATTCTTATTATTTCCTTAAATCATTTAATATAATAAAACCATTAATTTCATTTCACATTTTTAACGAAAACAAAATTAGTGATCATATTATAAATAAATTAAAAAATGGAAAATCATTTGCATTAATCAGTAATGCTGGAACGCCATTAATCAATGATCCAGGATTTCCTTTAGTAAAAAAAGCACGAAAAGAAAAAATTCCTGTCATACCAATTCCTGGAGCATGTGCCTTAATTGCAGCAATATGTTCTTCTGGAATACCATGTAATACATTTTTCTTTACTGGATTTTTATCTTCTAATTCTAATAACAGAAAAAAACAAATTGAATATATAAAATATAAAAAAGAAACAACTATCATATATGAAACTAAATACAAAATCATAGAATCAATAAATAATATAAACGAAATATATGGAATACAATATAAATATGCTATTTTCAAAGAAATAACCAAATCTTTTGAAACTTTCATATTTGAAACTGGAGATAAAATAAAATCCTGGATTTTATTAAATCAATATAATAAAAAAGGAGAATTTATAATCATTTTACCAAAATATACAATAAAAAATTAATAACATAAAATTATATAAAAAATATTTCGTTATAAAAGAATATGTATAAAGAAGTAAATAAAATAATAAATTATTTTCAATAAATGTACATTTTACTTTCCTATACAAAAATTAGAAAAAATTTCTTCTAATAAATCATTCGAAGAAAATTCCCCAGTAATTTCTCCTAAATATTGATGAGCTAATTTTAAATCTTCAGCTAATAATTCATCTAACTGACAAGAAATTATCTTCTTCTTACTAAATAACAAAAAACTATATGCCTTATCTAAGGCATTTTTATGTCTTTTTTTAATTAAAATTTTTTCATCTATTGACTGCTGAATATTATTAAAAAATAATTCTCTTATAAAATCTTGAATAAGATCTATTCCCATTTTTTTTTTAGCAGAGATATAAACAATATTCGAGCACCTTTTCGGTGTAATATTTAAAATATCAATTTTATTAAAAATAATAAGAATAGGTATATTTTTTAATGAAAATTTATTAAGTATTTTATTCGATTTAATTTTTTGTAAAGATTCTATAGAATCAATAACAAAAAAAATACAGTCAGCATAAGAAGCTTCTCTTTTTGCCAATCTAATTCCTTCTTTTTCAATAATTCCTGATTTCTTTCTTAAACCAGCAGTATCTACTAAATGCAAAAGAAAATTATCTAAAAAAATATCTGTTCTAATAAGATCTCTAGTAGTACCAGGTATACTAGTTACCATAGAAATTTGTTTATTAGACAAAGTATTAATTAAAGTGGATTTTCCAACATTAGTATTTCCTAAAATAACAATTTTTAAACCTTCAACATATTTTTTTCCTTGTACAGTATTTTTTTTAATTTTTTCAAACAAAAACAAAATATCGTTTATTTTATTTAATATTTTCTTTTGATTTAAATTAAACACTTCTTCAGCAAAATCAATAAATGCCTCAATAGAAATACGAAGATTAACAATTTTCTTATTAAGAAATTTAATCATCTTACCAAAATTACCACATAATAAACGCATAGACATATTTAAACTTATTTTAGATGTAGATTGAATAATATCAGAAATTGCTTCTGCTTGAGTTAAATCAATTTTTCCATTAATAAAAGCTCTTTTAGAAAATTCCCCAGGAAAAGCCAATCTAGCACCATAATAAATACATTCCTCTAATAAAATATCTAATATAATTGGAGAACCATGCAAATGAAACTCAATCACATCCTCCCCTGTGAAAGACTTTGGAGCCTTGAAATAAGTAATTAATCCTTTATCTAAAATTTTCTTATCTCTACCAGTAAATAAACAAAAATGGCATTTTCTTGGAATCAAGAACTCAGCATTGCTAATTTTCAACGCAATAGAATATGAAGAACTACCTGACAAACGAACAATACCTACCGCGCCTCTCCCTATTGGAGTAATTACAGAAACTATAGTATCTAAAATCATTTAAAAAAAAACTGTATTTACCAAAATTTAAAATTTAAAATAACTATAAAAATAGTCTTATCCATATCTTTTTAAAAAAATCCATTGTTGAACTATAGAAATCATGTTATTAACACTCCAATACAATAATAAACCTGATGGAAAATTCCAAAATAAAACAGTAAACAAAATTGGAAAAAAAATAATCATCATATTTTGCATAAAATCTTCTTGGGAAGAAGAATTCAATTTTTGTTGAAATAACATTGTTAAACCCATAATTATAGATAGTATATGATAAGGATCTGCAACACTTAAATCCTTTATCCAAAAAATAAAATTAGCTTGTCTAAACTCTATACTCTCTAATAAAACCCAATAAAGAGCAATAAACACTGGAACTTGTATTAAAATGGGTAAACAACTACTAAAAGGATTTATTTTTTCTTGACGATACAAATCTATAGTTAATTTATTTATTTTATTCTTATCATCACCATAAAAATCACGTAAAGATTTAAGTTTTGGTTGTAATTTCTTCATAGAAGACATAGATTTATAACTTGTCATAGATAAACGATAAAACAATAATTTTATTAAAATTGTTGTTAAAACAATAGACCATCCCCAATTACCTGTAATAGTATTTATTAATTTCATTAAACTAAATAGTAAAGAAGATAAAAACCAGAACCAACCATAATCGATTGTTAAATTCAATGCAGGAGAAATATTTTTTAACACACTTGCTATTTTAGGTCCTATATATAATTTAAAAGAAATTATCTTATTCCTTTTAGGAATAACAATTAAATTTTTTGAAATAATTCCAATAACATGAATATTACTTCTATTAATTACCTTAGTATAAATAAAACTATCACTACTCCTATTTGTTAAATTTTTAGATAATGATTTACTATGAAATATCCAAGCATTTAAAAAATAATGTTGTTGCATAGCAATCCATCCATTAAAAAACTTTTCTACCAAATTATTTTTTTCCATACTTTTAAAACTAATTTTTTTATAAAAATGATGTCCAATATTAGAATAAGAAGCTCCAATATAAGATCCTACATGAAAAAGATTTGAATACTCTTTTTCAGGTAAAATATTTAACAACTGGGAATTAACATATAATTTTAAAGGATATTCACCAATATTTTTAATCAAATACCTTACAGAAATC comes from Candidatus Legionella polyplacis and encodes:
- the rsmI gene encoding 16S rRNA (cytidine(1402)-2'-O)-methyltransferase; translation: MPNEIGKLYIVATPIGNRDDISLRAIKILKKVNYILSENTKYSYYFLKSFNIIKPLISFHIFNENKISDHIINKLKNGKSFALISNAGTPLINDPGFPLVKKARKEKIPVIPIPGACALIAAICSSGIPCNTFFFTGFLSSNSNNRKKQIEYIKYKKETTIIYETKYKIIESINNINEIYGIQYKYAIFKEITKSFETFIFETGDKIKSWILLNQYNKKGEFIIILPKYTIKN
- the mnmE gene encoding tRNA uridine-5-carboxymethylaminomethyl(34) synthesis GTPase MnmE, with the translated sequence MILDTIVSVITPIGRGAVGIVRLSGSSSYSIALKISNAEFLIPRKCHFCLFTGRDKKILDKGLITYFKAPKSFTGEDVIEFHLHGSPIILDILLEECIYYGARLAFPGEFSKRAFINGKIDLTQAEAISDIIQSTSKISLNMSMRLLCGNFGKMIKFLNKKIVNLRISIEAFIDFAEEVFNLNQKKILNKINDILFLFEKIKKNTVQGKKYVEGLKIVILGNTNVGKSTLINTLSNKQISMVTSIPGTTRDLIRTDIFLDNFLLHLVDTAGLRKKSGIIEKEGIRLAKREASYADCIFFVIDSIESLQKIKSNKILNKFSLKNIPILIIFNKIDILNITPKRCSNIVYISAKKKMGIDLIQDFIRELFFNNIQQSIDEKILIKKRHKNALDKAYSFLLFSKKKIISCQLDELLAEDLKLAHQYLGEITGEFSSNDLLEEIFSNFCIGK
- the yidC gene encoding membrane protein insertase YidC, yielding MVNLRILLYMVFFLVVYFLWMAWEKDRLFFTNSSYNKSTFIGTDQKNEDFSSFIQEKKIFFLKKLRYSSKYSSVYLNFLKKYSLVHIKTSVLNLYISLKNGNIILAELVKYPVRINSRDSVKILDCKKNNFFAANNFLYLLRNKKLEMLKLNFSSNRVDYNLENKKNNMFNVVLYSKIDHFLEVKKIFSFVKNSYLISVRYLIKNIGEYPLKLYVNSQLLNILPEKEYSNLFHVGSYIGASYSNIGHHFYKKISFKSMEKNNLVEKFFNGWIAMQQHYFLNAWIFHSKSLSKNLTNRSSDSFIYTKVINRSNIHVIGIISKNLIVIPKRNKIISFKLYIGPKIASVLKNISPALNLTIDYGWFWFLSSLLFSLMKLINTITGNWGWSIVLTTILIKLLFYRLSMTSYKSMSSMKKLQPKLKSLRDFYGDDKNKINKLTIDLYRQEKINPFSSCLPILIQVPVFIALYWVLLESIEFRQANFIFWIKDLSVADPYHILSIIMGLTMLFQQKLNSSSQEDFMQNMMIIFFPILFTVLFWNFPSGLLLYWSVNNMISIVQQWIFLKRYG